One window from the genome of Fodinibius saliphilus encodes:
- a CDS encoding NAD(P)H-quinone oxidoreductase, whose amino-acid sequence MKAINVIQQEDYNRLEIADTPTPQPAEHELLIKIEATAVNRADLLQRTGNYPPPKGASKILGLEMAGIVEKIGSAVKNWEVGDKIFSLLPGGGYAEFCTIHEDMAMPIPEDLSFEEAAAIPETFLTAFQAIDWLGKLQQEETILIHAAGSGVGTSAIQLAQHLFNARIIATAGKAHKLETAKKLGADFAYNYKKQNYAQEIISDIGADTVDLVIDFIGKPYWHKNMEIIATDGRIVYLSFLGGHKVEGMSLIPILRKRLSIMGSTLRSRSLDYKIDLTQDFKEQTLSLFSNQTLSPVIDSMYDWSETEQAHQRMQNNKNTGKIVLTGM is encoded by the coding sequence ATGAAAGCAATTAATGTAATACAACAAGAAGACTACAATAGACTGGAGATTGCAGATACCCCTACTCCCCAACCGGCAGAGCATGAACTGCTCATAAAAATTGAAGCTACTGCTGTTAACCGTGCTGATTTACTGCAGCGCACCGGCAACTATCCACCTCCCAAAGGGGCCAGTAAAATATTAGGTCTGGAGATGGCAGGTATTGTTGAAAAAATAGGATCGGCAGTAAAGAATTGGGAAGTCGGAGATAAAATATTTTCGCTGCTCCCGGGCGGTGGATATGCCGAGTTTTGTACCATCCATGAAGATATGGCAATGCCTATTCCAGAGGATCTCTCCTTCGAGGAAGCTGCAGCAATACCAGAAACCTTTTTAACGGCTTTTCAGGCAATCGACTGGCTGGGGAAATTACAACAAGAAGAAACAATTCTTATCCATGCCGCCGGCAGTGGTGTGGGAACTTCTGCAATTCAGCTGGCTCAACATTTGTTTAATGCTCGAATCATCGCCACGGCAGGCAAAGCTCACAAGCTTGAAACAGCTAAAAAGTTGGGTGCCGACTTTGCCTATAATTATAAGAAGCAAAACTACGCCCAGGAAATTATCAGTGATATCGGAGCAGACACGGTTGATCTTGTTATTGACTTTATTGGCAAACCATACTGGCACAAAAATATGGAGATCATCGCCACCGACGGCCGTATTGTTTACCTCTCTTTCCTAGGCGGACATAAAGTTGAAGGAATGAGTCTCATTCCCATCTTAAGAAAGCGATTGTCTATTATGGGATCGACTCTTCGGTCGAGATCACTGGACTATAAAATTGATCTCACTCAGGATTTTAAAGAGCAAACCCTTTCTCTATTTAGTAACCAAACTTTATCTCCTGTTATCGATTCTATGTATGATTGGAGTGAAACAGAACAGGCCCACCAGCGCATGCAGAACAACAAAAATACAGGAAAAATTGTATTGACAGGAATGTAA
- the nhaA gene encoding Na+/H+ antiporter NhaA: MTEDSNGIKGKIAEFFKKDSAAGMMLLFTTILALIVANSPLYDIYHHFLEMHIQLGVGDLDIDKSVHHWINDGLMAIFFLLVGLEIKREMKYGELSSVQSALLPAVAAVGGAALPALIYWGFNAGSASMMNGWAIPMATDIAFVIGVVALLGTRVPVWAKVFVTAIAVVDDLIAVLVIAIFYTESISMVALGIAAIGLLVLLFFNYRGVNKISPYMIVGFVIWWAVLKSGVHATIAGVLIGLAIPAARGWSVERLKEYAQEGFDLFKQAEDDDMPVTKEQALHHMEETVTHAESPLHRLEHKLHFSVYFLIMPIFAFANAGVVFDPEVVGHAFASTITWGIAIGLFVGKQVGILGFTWLLTKLGFTDLADNKETWKTVYGVALLAGIGFTMSLFIGNLSFDAGSEFLEFSKIGILLGSFVSGMLGYFVLSRQPDYGAETQQPYDVPEGSEAVS, from the coding sequence GTGACAGAAGACAGTAACGGTATTAAAGGCAAAATCGCAGAGTTTTTTAAAAAAGATTCAGCGGCAGGAATGATGCTTCTTTTTACAACCATTCTTGCACTCATTGTAGCAAACAGTCCACTCTATGACATCTACCACCACTTTCTTGAGATGCATATTCAATTGGGGGTGGGGGACCTTGATATTGACAAATCAGTACACCACTGGATTAATGATGGTTTGATGGCCATCTTCTTCTTGCTCGTTGGCCTGGAGATAAAACGGGAAATGAAGTATGGTGAGTTGTCATCAGTACAATCAGCACTACTACCTGCTGTTGCAGCTGTCGGTGGCGCAGCCTTACCGGCGTTAATCTACTGGGGATTTAATGCTGGTTCTGCCTCCATGATGAATGGTTGGGCTATTCCCATGGCAACGGATATTGCATTTGTAATTGGTGTTGTTGCTTTACTGGGGACTCGAGTTCCGGTCTGGGCCAAAGTATTTGTTACGGCTATCGCTGTAGTTGATGATCTAATTGCAGTACTGGTTATCGCAATATTTTATACAGAGTCTATCAGTATGGTAGCCCTTGGGATTGCCGCAATTGGACTTCTCGTTTTACTGTTCTTTAACTACCGAGGGGTGAATAAAATTTCCCCATATATGATAGTAGGATTTGTAATATGGTGGGCCGTGCTCAAATCTGGTGTCCATGCCACAATTGCAGGTGTGTTAATTGGTTTGGCAATTCCTGCAGCCCGGGGATGGAGTGTTGAAAGACTTAAAGAATATGCACAGGAAGGGTTCGACTTATTTAAACAGGCAGAAGATGATGACATGCCTGTTACCAAAGAACAGGCCTTGCACCATATGGAGGAGACCGTAACGCATGCAGAATCACCCTTGCACCGACTCGAACACAAGCTGCATTTTTCAGTTTACTTTTTGATTATGCCAATTTTTGCATTTGCTAATGCCGGAGTCGTTTTTGACCCCGAAGTAGTTGGTCATGCTTTTGCCTCTACCATTACATGGGGTATAGCAATTGGACTTTTTGTAGGTAAACAGGTGGGGATACTTGGGTTTACATGGCTGCTTACAAAGTTAGGATTTACTGATCTCGCTGATAATAAAGAAACCTGGAAAACAGTGTATGGTGTTGCCCTATTGGCCGGTATCGGATTTACCATGTCGCTCTTTATTGGGAACCTCTCTTTTGATGCTGGATCTGAATTCCTGGAGTTCAGTAAGATTGGTATCCTGCTGGGCTCGTTCGTTAGTGGTATGCTCGGCTATTTTGTACTAAGCAGACAGCCTGATTACGGTGCTGAAACGCAACAGCCATATGATGTGCCTGAAGGAAGTGAGGCCGTTTCGTAA
- the rffA gene encoding dTDP-4-amino-4,6-dideoxygalactose transaminase codes for MDIPFNEPFIGKEEEQAIINALRQKHLRGDGPKTQGVQEEMEDWLNVNHVLLTTSCTHALEMAMIVLGIEEGDEVIMPSFNFVSSANAVILRGAKPVFADILPQTMNIDPADIEQKITDNTRAIVPVHYAGVSCDMDAIMNIAAQYDLYVIEDAAQGVDAYYKDNALGTIGDIGCFSFHDTKNITCGEGGAFITNNNDIAKKAEIVREKGTNRAAFIRGEVDKYTWVKEGSSYIPSDILAALLAAQLEKRDQIKAERKRIWQQYMDTLRPYKNHLQLPVIPNSCDSNYHIFYFLAEDEDQQSELIAAFKDVGIPATFHYVPLHSSPFYESNIGAEQSLTLTQQYSNRLIRLPLYPDLNVGEAYFKKISDVIDQLL; via the coding sequence ATGGATATCCCTTTTAATGAACCTTTTATAGGAAAAGAGGAAGAACAAGCTATTATAAATGCTTTGCGACAAAAGCATTTGCGCGGAGACGGTCCAAAAACACAAGGTGTTCAGGAAGAGATGGAGGACTGGTTAAATGTTAATCATGTACTGCTTACAACTTCTTGTACGCATGCCCTTGAGATGGCGATGATTGTATTGGGGATAGAAGAGGGAGATGAAGTAATTATGCCATCATTTAATTTTGTATCATCTGCTAATGCCGTGATTTTAAGAGGAGCAAAACCTGTTTTTGCGGATATCTTACCTCAAACAATGAATATCGATCCAGCTGATATTGAACAGAAAATTACCGATAATACTAGAGCTATTGTTCCGGTACATTATGCCGGGGTAAGTTGTGATATGGATGCTATCATGAATATAGCAGCTCAATATGATCTGTATGTAATAGAAGATGCGGCCCAGGGGGTAGATGCCTACTACAAAGATAATGCTTTAGGTACTATTGGGGATATTGGTTGTTTTAGCTTTCATGATACCAAGAACATTACCTGTGGAGAAGGTGGTGCTTTTATTACCAACAACAATGACATTGCTAAGAAGGCTGAGATAGTACGTGAAAAAGGAACCAACAGAGCTGCTTTTATTCGTGGAGAGGTTGATAAATATACGTGGGTAAAAGAGGGAAGCAGCTATATTCCTTCAGATATATTAGCGGCATTACTCGCTGCCCAGTTAGAAAAACGTGATCAAATAAAAGCTGAGCGTAAGCGTATATGGCAGCAATATATGGATACGTTGAGACCGTATAAGAATCACTTACAGTTGCCTGTAATACCGAACAGCTGTGATTCAAATTACCATATTTTTTATTTCTTAGCAGAAGATGAGGATCAACAAAGTGAGTTGATTGCTGCTTTTAAAGATGTGGGGATACCCGCGACATTTCATTATGTTCCTTTGCATAGTTCTCCATTTTATGAATCTAATATTGGGGCTGAACAATCTTTAACATTAACGCAGCAGTATAGTAATCGGTTGATTCGTTTGCCACTCTATCCAGATTTAAATGTCGGGGAGGCTTACTTTAAGAAAATATCAGATGTAATTGACCAACTGCTTTAA
- the hisS gene encoding histidine--tRNA ligase — MAQPTFSTHVGMVDILPDEVGKWQKLEQIIHEEAKKFNFEEIRTPIMEQTELIARGVGQLTDIVSKEMFAFERGDDQYVLRPECTAPVARSFVENHLDQRGGTQNLYYIGPMFRAEKPQKGRQRQFHQFGAEIIGADDPAADVDIIAFMMAIYDRVGISNTTLKINSVGDPESRKAYTDALKDYFRPNLDEMSEISQRRFEKNPLRILDSKEEEDQPFIENAPVITDFLTEETAEHYKQVKELLDALDITYEEDPHLVRGLDYYTRTAFELISPDLGAQDALGGGGRYDLLIEEIGGQPTPAVGFAAGMERLLIACEELDISLQEEEMLDVYIVTLGEDARKWGLQHLPKLRNVGLSASMDYIGRSMKAQMKDADRENARHTIIVGSHELKEGKFTLRDMKASEEDAYSFEQILEKLTS, encoded by the coding sequence ATGGCGCAACCGACGTTTAGTACCCATGTTGGAATGGTAGACATTCTACCTGATGAAGTGGGAAAATGGCAAAAGCTGGAACAGATTATCCACGAAGAAGCCAAAAAATTTAACTTCGAGGAGATCCGCACACCCATAATGGAACAAACCGAACTTATTGCACGGGGTGTGGGGCAGCTAACCGATATTGTCTCTAAAGAGATGTTTGCTTTCGAACGCGGTGATGATCAATACGTACTTCGCCCTGAATGTACCGCCCCGGTAGCTCGCTCTTTTGTAGAAAATCACCTTGACCAACGTGGGGGAACCCAAAACCTCTATTATATCGGACCTATGTTCCGCGCCGAGAAGCCCCAAAAGGGACGACAGCGGCAATTTCACCAATTCGGAGCAGAAATTATAGGTGCTGATGATCCCGCTGCTGATGTGGATATTATCGCTTTTATGATGGCAATTTACGATCGCGTAGGAATCAGTAATACTACCCTTAAAATAAATTCTGTTGGCGATCCGGAGAGTCGTAAAGCTTATACCGATGCCCTCAAAGATTATTTTCGTCCCAACCTGGATGAAATGAGTGAGATCTCACAACGTCGCTTTGAAAAAAATCCTCTTCGAATTTTGGATTCGAAGGAGGAAGAAGATCAGCCTTTCATTGAAAACGCTCCGGTAATTACGGACTTTTTAACCGAAGAAACGGCCGAACACTATAAGCAGGTAAAAGAGCTTTTGGATGCCTTGGATATCACCTATGAAGAAGACCCACACCTGGTACGTGGCCTCGACTACTATACCCGCACTGCCTTTGAACTTATTAGTCCTGATCTCGGTGCCCAAGATGCATTAGGTGGTGGTGGTCGTTATGATCTGCTTATTGAAGAAATTGGTGGACAACCAACACCTGCCGTTGGCTTTGCCGCCGGTATGGAGCGGCTGCTTATCGCTTGTGAAGAACTTGACATCAGCCTTCAAGAAGAAGAAATGCTGGATGTATACATTGTAACGCTCGGTGAGGATGCTCGCAAATGGGGACTCCAACATCTTCCCAAGCTTCGAAACGTCGGCCTTTCAGCTTCGATGGATTATATTGGCCGTTCAATGAAAGCCCAGATGAAAGATGCTGATCGTGAAAATGCGCGTCATACTATCATCGTAGGCAGCCATGAGCTCAAAGAAGGCAAGTTTACCCTTCGCGATATGAAAGCAAGTGAAGAAGATGCCTATTCCTTTGAGCAGATTCTCGAAAAATTAACATCCTAA